One window of the Neorickettsia findlayensis genome contains the following:
- a CDS encoding class I SAM-dependent methyltransferase, with protein sequence MRSYIKNFIREQGSISFSTFIELSMYHPTKGYYMTRNPIGKNGDYITAPEISSLFGKTVAVWLLEQWEKLGKPREIAIVELGPGSGMMMFDILNTIRGIKSFYDAVTVYMVEISPFLRSIQMEKLCSHICKIRWCSSVDEIPKGEIVVLANEFFDALPIDQFIFLGGNFFERKITEDFQIDEEESQKEFSGEFSDGDIIEISSLGRQIASSILARIAKYGGSGLVIDYGHATCTRRNTVQAVKGHRFIDIFENIGESDITHEVDFSSLFPSFKLITQGDFLSIYGIFEIARRSYINDTAIVEQTLSRLVDQEKMGRLFKCAII encoded by the coding sequence ATGAGATCTTATATCAAGAATTTTATTAGGGAACAGGGGTCCATCTCATTCTCAACATTCATTGAGCTGAGCATGTACCATCCAACTAAAGGATACTATATGACAAGAAACCCAATAGGTAAAAATGGGGATTACATTACTGCGCCAGAGATCTCGTCTCTTTTTGGAAAGACGGTGGCAGTATGGCTACTTGAGCAGTGGGAAAAGCTCGGGAAACCACGTGAAATAGCAATCGTGGAATTGGGTCCTGGGAGTGGGATGATGATGTTTGATATTCTCAATACCATAAGAGGTATTAAATCTTTTTATGATGCAGTTACTGTTTACATGGTAGAGATAAGTCCGTTTCTCAGAAGTATACAGATGGAAAAATTATGTTCTCATATCTGTAAGATTCGTTGGTGTAGTAGTGTAGATGAGATCCCGAAAGGTGAAATAGTGGTTTTGGCAAACGAGTTCTTTGATGCACTTCCGATAGATCAATTTATTTTTTTAGGGGGAAATTTTTTTGAACGAAAAATAACTGAGGATTTTCAAATAGATGAAGAAGAAAGTCAAAAAGAATTTAGTGGTGAATTTAGTGATGGAGATATAATAGAGATAAGTTCCCTCGGGAGACAGATTGCCTCATCAATACTTGCTAGAATTGCAAAATATGGTGGAAGTGGTTTAGTAATCGATTACGGACATGCAACTTGTACGCGAAGGAACACAGTGCAAGCAGTAAAGGGACATAGATTTATTGATATTTTCGAAAACATAGGCGAATCAGACATAACCCATGAAGTTGATTTTTCTTCTTTATTTCCCAGCTTCAAACTGATAACACAAGGAGATTTTTTATCCATCTACGGTATATTTGAAATTGCAAGGAGGTCTTACATTAACGATACTGCTATAGTTGAGCAAACGCTTTCCAGGCTTGTAGACCAAGAAAAAATGGGCAGATTGTTTAAGTGTGCAATCATTTAA
- a CDS encoding valine--tRNA ligase, with protein MIKLANRYNFSQIECDCKTRWKEKEIYKFSPQCKDIFSIDTPPPTISGSLHIGHVFSYCHTDFIARYQRMRGKNVFYSLGFDNNGLPTERLVEKSCKVKAYKSDRTEFIGLCETISVEKIKEFKDLFDSIGLSIDWDFSYQTNSEDCKRLSQESFLYLYEKGLLYRKKMPILWDVMDQTAIAQAEVEEKEFNSKMNYILFLCEENGDVSIESDIQGKCEVAIKTSEKTSGNVSAVVGNPDDNALEVNEACKGDFTRDNSHEQRWSSMLSSCTNSRKLEVGTTRPELLPACVALLYNPSDERYKNLEGKYAITPIFNKRVPIIADPDVIVEKGTGLVMCCTFGDEMDIKWWQKYDLPLVEVIDRYGRIDLLDGKKVEDAREYVLEKLVEEGLLTRQEDITHRVKCAERSGGKLEIISTYQWYIEILKHKEELKNKVQEIDWLPEKMRVKIEQWIEGLKWDWCISRQRYLGVRVPVYYEKETGSILLPEFSELPVESDVIFRNGKTYIQDKDVLDTWATSSLSPQINYSLLMKSMRNSRGVNQMDTVPVTEVCSTLLDEKRPQFQPMSLRPQAHEIIRTWAFYTILRSFLEYRTVPWRRVMVSGWCLASDKSKMSKSKGNALDPIKLIAEHGADVVRYWSASAGLGCDTCFSENVLLIGKKLVNKIWSAARFIEQFLVSVPELFKVSYVTDLWILSRLSEVVKGVELSLESCDYFHAKALIERFFLHEYCDNYLELVKSRAYNDVLGRESVLHALSISLAVILKLFAPFLPYVTDAIYSTLFPGAVSLHSGFTWPDEISLGRKITFAGSDFIKILAKVREFKSEHSISMKKEVSLVEIRTAAVEMMEAEYDIKAATNSARIAWIMDDVPNGLEVKIFL; from the coding sequence ATGATAAAGCTGGCAAATAGGTATAACTTTTCTCAGATCGAATGTGACTGTAAGACGAGATGGAAGGAGAAAGAGATATACAAGTTTTCTCCGCAATGTAAGGACATTTTCTCAATAGATACACCTCCACCTACCATTTCTGGCTCTCTACATATTGGGCATGTATTTAGCTATTGCCATACCGATTTTATAGCTCGATACCAGAGAATGCGTGGCAAAAATGTCTTTTACTCTTTGGGATTCGATAATAATGGTCTTCCAACGGAGAGACTTGTTGAAAAGTCCTGTAAAGTCAAAGCTTATAAGTCTGATAGAACGGAATTTATAGGTCTATGTGAGACCATCTCAGTAGAAAAGATTAAAGAATTCAAAGATCTTTTTGATAGCATAGGCTTAAGTATTGACTGGGATTTTAGTTATCAAACGAACAGTGAAGACTGTAAGCGTCTATCACAAGAGTCCTTTCTGTATCTATATGAGAAAGGCTTGCTCTATAGAAAGAAGATGCCAATACTTTGGGATGTAATGGATCAGACAGCAATTGCGCAAGCCGAAGTTGAGGAGAAAGAATTTAACTCCAAGATGAACTACATTCTTTTCCTATGTGAGGAGAATGGAGACGTTAGTATAGAATCCGATATTCAGGGTAAGTGCGAGGTTGCAATTAAAACTTCGGAGAAGACAAGTGGTAATGTTTCCGCTGTCGTTGGTAACCCTGATGACAATGCTTTAGAAGTCAATGAGGCGTGCAAAGGTGATTTCACCCGGGACAATTCTCATGAGCAGAGGTGGTCCAGTATGCTGTCATCCTGTACAAATTCGAGAAAACTTGAGGTTGGTACAACAAGACCAGAACTTCTTCCTGCATGTGTAGCGCTTCTCTATAATCCTTCTGACGAGCGCTATAAAAATCTCGAAGGCAAGTATGCTATTACTCCAATCTTCAACAAAAGAGTTCCTATTATCGCTGATCCAGACGTTATAGTTGAAAAGGGAACGGGTCTTGTAATGTGCTGCACTTTTGGTGACGAAATGGATATCAAGTGGTGGCAAAAATATGATCTTCCTTTAGTCGAGGTAATTGATAGATACGGTAGAATAGACCTACTTGATGGTAAAAAAGTTGAAGATGCGCGCGAGTATGTGTTGGAAAAGTTAGTGGAAGAAGGTCTTTTAACAAGACAGGAAGACATCACTCATCGTGTTAAGTGTGCAGAAAGATCGGGTGGAAAGTTGGAGATTATCTCGACATATCAGTGGTACATTGAAATCCTAAAGCACAAGGAAGAGCTGAAAAATAAGGTCCAAGAGATTGATTGGTTACCTGAGAAAATGCGAGTCAAAATAGAGCAGTGGATTGAGGGGCTCAAATGGGATTGGTGTATTTCCAGGCAAAGGTATCTTGGTGTGCGGGTTCCGGTTTATTACGAAAAAGAAACAGGCAGTATCCTGCTACCTGAATTCTCTGAATTACCTGTGGAGAGTGATGTAATTTTTAGGAATGGAAAAACGTATATACAGGATAAAGATGTCTTAGATACGTGGGCAACTAGCTCTCTTTCGCCGCAAATTAATTACTCGCTACTTATGAAGAGTATGCGTAACTCAAGAGGAGTAAACCAAATGGATACTGTTCCAGTAACAGAGGTGTGCTCAACATTACTGGACGAAAAACGGCCACAGTTTCAGCCGATGTCGCTTAGGCCGCAGGCACATGAAATAATACGTACTTGGGCCTTCTATACAATTCTCCGATCATTTTTAGAGTATCGAACAGTTCCATGGAGAAGAGTCATGGTCAGTGGTTGGTGCCTTGCAAGCGACAAAAGCAAAATGAGTAAGTCCAAGGGTAATGCGCTTGATCCAATAAAGCTGATCGCTGAACATGGTGCTGACGTTGTTCGGTACTGGAGTGCTAGTGCAGGACTCGGCTGTGATACATGTTTTAGTGAGAACGTCTTACTTATAGGTAAAAAGCTTGTTAATAAGATATGGAGCGCTGCTAGGTTTATCGAGCAGTTCCTTGTAAGTGTTCCAGAACTGTTCAAGGTAAGTTACGTAACTGATTTATGGATTCTTAGTAGGTTATCCGAGGTAGTAAAGGGTGTGGAACTCTCGCTTGAAAGCTGTGATTATTTCCACGCAAAAGCCCTAATAGAAAGGTTCTTCTTGCACGAGTACTGTGATAATTACTTGGAGCTTGTCAAATCTCGGGCATATAATGACGTCCTTGGGCGGGAAAGTGTTCTGCATGCCCTAAGTATATCTCTGGCAGTGATTTTAAAACTTTTTGCGCCTTTTCTCCCATATGTGACAGATGCAATATATTCGACACTCTTTCCAGGTGCTGTATCCTTACATAGCGGTTTTACTTGGCCTGATGAAATCTCTTTAGGTCGTAAGATAACTTTTGCTGGTAGTGATTTTATAAAAATTCTTGCAAAAGTCAGGGAATTTAAATCAGAACACTCCATTTCTATGAAGAAAGAGGTTAGCTTGGTCGAGATAAGAACAGCTGCAGTTGAGATGATGGAAGCAGAATACGACATTAAGGCAGCTACCAATAGCGCGCGTATTGCATGGATAATGGATGATGTGCCAAATGGATTGGAAGTGAAAATTTTTCTATAG
- a CDS encoding fructose-bisphosphatase class II family protein, giving the protein MLHSYILEFLSVAQRTAISSYDMAGLGDSKEADRVAVEVMRNSLNEVNATINVMVGEGERDCAPMLHIGEVLGKGGPLLELAVDPLEGTDVCASFMDGSLVVLGFGKPGSIISTPDVYMEKIYTPYDCDISFGNTVAENLKKIASAKGVKGPEELIVVILKRERNQKLITEVRDVGARVQLVTDGDISAIVSMVIGNAGDAYMGSGGAPEGVLSAMAVRNLGGRMVGRLLFKSGEQRERAQKLGITDFERSYSHDELIREDAILILTGVTEGKLLGGVKKGSLKHPAYCESLVILPGSFSKVCSTIHVCK; this is encoded by the coding sequence ATGCTGCATTCATATATTTTAGAGTTTTTATCTGTAGCACAGAGAACTGCGATTTCTTCATATGACATGGCTGGTCTGGGTGATAGTAAAGAGGCAGATCGTGTCGCTGTAGAGGTGATGCGGAATTCTCTGAATGAGGTCAATGCAACTATTAATGTTATGGTAGGCGAAGGCGAAAGAGATTGTGCGCCAATGTTACATATAGGAGAAGTGCTAGGTAAGGGAGGACCACTCTTAGAGCTAGCTGTAGATCCATTAGAGGGAACCGATGTTTGTGCATCTTTTATGGATGGTTCGCTTGTTGTGCTTGGTTTTGGTAAGCCCGGAAGCATCATTTCTACTCCGGATGTTTATATGGAAAAGATATACACGCCTTATGACTGTGATATAAGTTTTGGCAATACGGTTGCTGAAAATTTGAAGAAAATTGCTTCTGCTAAGGGAGTTAAAGGACCCGAAGAGCTTATTGTTGTAATCCTCAAGCGAGAACGTAATCAGAAGCTTATTACCGAAGTTAGGGATGTTGGTGCAAGGGTTCAACTTGTGACCGATGGAGATATTTCAGCTATTGTCTCAATGGTTATCGGGAATGCTGGAGATGCATACATGGGCAGTGGTGGTGCTCCAGAAGGTGTCTTGTCAGCTATGGCTGTACGTAATCTTGGAGGACGAATGGTGGGTAGACTGCTCTTTAAGAGTGGTGAGCAGAGGGAGCGTGCACAAAAACTTGGGATTACAGATTTTGAGAGGTCTTATTCACATGACGAGCTCATAAGGGAGGATGCGATACTTATTCTAACTGGCGTCACAGAAGGGAAATTGTTGGGTGGTGTCAAGAAAGGTAGTCTTAAACATCCAGCTTATTGTGAGTCGCTAGTTATATTGCCCGGGTCGTTTAGTAAAGTGTGTTCTACTATTCATGTCTGCAAGTAG
- the topA gene encoding type I DNA topoisomerase, whose protein sequence is MNVLIVESPTKGKAIAQYLGKDFRVLSSFGHVRALPNKKGSVNVTDSFEMVYKLTDTGETVVPQLIKDVKNATALYLATDPDREGEAISWHLVEVFRENNVLPKDVHRVVFHEITKTAVQNAIASPRKIDENLVRAQRLRQALDYLVGFSISPVLWKKVPGSKSAGRVQSVALRILCDRENEIGLFTPEEYWTVIVNMIDGENLVIPAQLSHINGEKLERMSIRVVEEAEKIVEEIMGIPFLVEEIKKKEFKQKPSPPFITSTMQQTASTVLGFSVKKTMSLAQKLYEGIEIGGAIEGLITYMRTDSTHLSVESVDAIREFIQKNFGQEYLPESPVLFKKKVKNAQEAHEAIRPTSIFRTPEEIESYLTPDQYKLYRLIWERTLGCQMSDAIMSSQSITFVSQNEKFRTSASASLLVFDGFNAAFSHGKNKNKNQDVIDFMNQQTKGAQVKVGDVLPMQNFTEPPHRYSEAGLVKHLEELGIGRPSTYATVVSVLQERGYASIVNKSFIPENRGRLVSEFLVHFFSKYVEYHFTAELEDRLDKVADGTVFWLDVIRDFWDSFHSNVEEVEKIPITEVLAFVNGALAKQKLVSAEVKVGDKCPKCEKGYMHLNVSRYGVFLGCTDYPVCRFIVNSYSNDDAEYPKQIAQDISLHKGPYGIYLKYKGKNSSIPKDVDPVSIDEEFAHKIASLPKMLGKHPADGKEIKMGLGPYGLYLFWNAKYYNLQFSQMDEMTLDKAVHFIESYVIHDKSLLRVLGSYEGEEIQIRDGRYGPYIKCGRMNVPVPKGESPESLSLEAAIILIEKKKSTSKSTKKVTTKRKASAKGKK, encoded by the coding sequence ATGAATGTCCTCATAGTAGAATCACCCACTAAAGGTAAGGCCATTGCCCAATATTTAGGTAAAGACTTTAGGGTACTGTCGTCCTTTGGTCACGTGCGAGCTCTTCCCAATAAAAAGGGATCTGTAAATGTAACGGACTCATTCGAGATGGTCTATAAGCTTACCGATACCGGTGAAACGGTGGTGCCTCAGTTAATTAAGGATGTAAAAAACGCGACAGCACTCTACCTTGCCACGGACCCTGATAGAGAGGGGGAAGCAATTTCCTGGCATCTTGTCGAAGTGTTCAGAGAGAACAATGTGCTTCCTAAAGATGTACATAGAGTTGTGTTCCACGAAATTACGAAAACCGCTGTGCAAAATGCTATCGCCTCTCCGAGGAAAATAGATGAAAATCTTGTTCGTGCGCAAAGGCTAAGGCAGGCACTTGACTATCTTGTTGGGTTTAGTATTTCTCCGGTTTTGTGGAAAAAAGTACCTGGAAGTAAATCTGCCGGTAGAGTTCAATCTGTTGCCCTCAGGATCTTATGCGATAGAGAAAATGAGATAGGCCTGTTTACGCCAGAGGAATATTGGACGGTGATTGTCAATATGATCGATGGTGAAAATCTTGTCATTCCTGCCCAACTTTCACACATAAATGGTGAAAAACTCGAGAGAATGTCCATAAGAGTGGTGGAGGAAGCTGAAAAGATTGTTGAGGAAATTATGGGAATTCCATTCCTTGTTGAAGAAATCAAGAAGAAGGAATTCAAGCAGAAGCCTAGTCCACCGTTTATTACATCCACTATGCAACAAACGGCTTCAACTGTGCTTGGGTTTAGTGTAAAGAAAACGATGAGTCTAGCACAAAAGCTGTATGAGGGTATCGAGATAGGTGGTGCAATTGAAGGGCTCATCACCTATATGAGGACAGATTCTACTCATCTTTCTGTTGAAAGTGTTGATGCAATAAGAGAATTTATTCAGAAAAATTTTGGGCAAGAGTATTTGCCTGAGTCTCCTGTTTTATTCAAGAAAAAAGTGAAAAACGCTCAGGAAGCGCATGAAGCTATTCGGCCGACAAGTATCTTTCGTACGCCCGAAGAAATTGAGTCTTATCTCACACCAGATCAATACAAGCTTTACAGGCTCATATGGGAGAGAACACTTGGCTGTCAAATGAGTGACGCCATTATGAGTAGTCAGAGCATTACATTTGTTTCTCAAAACGAGAAGTTTAGAACTTCTGCGTCGGCATCGCTGCTTGTTTTTGATGGTTTTAATGCTGCGTTTTCACATGGAAAGAACAAAAATAAAAATCAGGATGTTATAGATTTCATGAACCAGCAGACAAAAGGTGCTCAGGTAAAGGTAGGTGATGTGTTGCCTATGCAGAATTTTACCGAGCCGCCGCATCGCTACTCAGAAGCAGGGTTGGTAAAACATCTCGAGGAGCTTGGTATAGGGCGTCCTTCAACTTACGCTACCGTAGTTTCTGTTTTACAGGAGAGAGGATATGCTTCTATTGTCAACAAGTCGTTTATTCCAGAGAACAGGGGAAGGTTAGTTTCTGAGTTTTTGGTGCATTTCTTCAGCAAATATGTTGAGTACCATTTTACTGCTGAACTAGAAGATAGACTGGACAAAGTCGCAGATGGAACAGTTTTTTGGCTAGATGTAATTCGGGATTTCTGGGATAGCTTTCATTCTAATGTGGAAGAGGTGGAAAAAATTCCGATTACTGAGGTTTTGGCATTTGTAAACGGTGCCCTTGCAAAACAAAAGCTTGTATCAGCAGAAGTGAAGGTGGGTGATAAGTGTCCAAAATGTGAAAAAGGGTACATGCATTTGAATGTAAGTCGTTATGGAGTTTTCCTTGGTTGCACAGATTATCCGGTTTGTAGATTTATAGTGAACAGTTATAGCAATGATGATGCCGAATATCCTAAGCAAATTGCTCAGGATATCAGTCTGCATAAAGGTCCTTACGGTATCTATCTTAAATACAAGGGCAAAAATAGTAGCATACCAAAAGATGTTGACCCCGTTTCTATAGACGAAGAATTTGCTCATAAAATTGCTTCTTTACCAAAAATGCTTGGTAAACACCCGGCAGATGGTAAAGAAATCAAAATGGGGCTTGGCCCGTATGGTCTATATCTTTTTTGGAATGCAAAGTATTACAACTTGCAGTTTTCCCAAATGGATGAAATGACACTAGATAAAGCCGTCCATTTCATAGAGAGTTATGTTATTCATGACAAGAGTTTACTCCGCGTGCTTGGATCCTATGAAGGTGAAGAGATACAGATTCGTGATGGGAGGTACGGTCCGTATATTAAGTGTGGTAGGATGAATGTTCCAGTACCGAAGGGAGAAAGTCCGGAGTCGTTATCTCTTGAAGCGGCAATCATTCTAATTGAGAAAAAGAAGAGTACCTCTAAATCTACGAAGAAAGTAACAACAAAAAGAAAGGCCTCCGCAAAAGGGAAGAAATAG
- a CDS encoding O-methyltransferase has protein sequence MRFEDSWAEEYIISKLPVECQLMKKIREETFSDERRFVQIGRIEGAILALLIRMNRVKTVVEVGTLGGYSAICIAKAVGNDGKVYTIEKNPEYAQIALQNFSTFPQIELFTGDAKVKLLELSSSGPFDMLFIDAEKSGYPTYLEWGETNVRVGGLIIADNTLSFGKNNPSSNSRAWQFMERFNTMISDPDKYDSVILPTANGLTVAIKK, from the coding sequence ATGCGTTTTGAAGATTCATGGGCTGAAGAATACATCATTTCCAAGTTACCGGTGGAATGTCAGTTGATGAAAAAAATTAGGGAGGAAACTTTTTCTGATGAGAGGCGGTTTGTTCAAATTGGGCGAATAGAAGGAGCAATTCTAGCACTTCTCATAAGAATGAATCGGGTAAAGACTGTTGTTGAGGTCGGCACATTAGGCGGTTATTCAGCGATTTGCATTGCAAAGGCAGTTGGAAATGACGGTAAAGTATACACAATTGAAAAGAATCCCGAATACGCGCAAATCGCGTTACAAAATTTTTCCACTTTTCCACAGATAGAGCTTTTCACAGGTGATGCAAAGGTGAAGCTTTTAGAACTTAGCTCTTCTGGTCCTTTTGATATGCTGTTTATTGATGCGGAAAAGTCGGGGTATCCAACTTATCTTGAATGGGGAGAGACAAATGTAAGAGTTGGCGGACTTATTATAGCTGATAATACACTTAGCTTTGGAAAAAATAATCCCTCTAGCAATAGTAGAGCTTGGCAATTTATGGAGCGGTTCAACACAATGATTAGTGATCCAGATAAGTACGACTCTGTTATTCTACCAACCGCGAACGGTCTCACTGTTGCTATAAAGAAGTAA
- the acnA gene encoding aconitate hydratase AcnA, whose protein sequence is MKKKLKSGISYFDIKLEGGISNLPCVMKILIENALRNGQKDSIVRALCDYKKHIGRLAVDYYPSRVLMQDFTGVPAVVDLAALRDAVSEKQGDPRDVNPKIPVDLIIDHSIQVNSYGKASSATENKTIEFQKNIERYKLLKWAQKSFQNFRVVPPGTGICHQVNLEYLAQVVCTELKETEILAYPDTLVGTDSHTTMSGGLSVLGWGVGGIEAESVVLGEPISMVIPEVIGLKLEGKLKAGLTATDLVLHITHLLRKHKVVGKFVEVFGEGVRNLSVADRATIANMAPECGSTCNFFAPDQKTLDYLDLTGKTQEQIDLVEDYTKSQTMWADYARVTDFVDVINLDLSEVRTTVAGPKRPQDKISLHLVPESFNEICIPQEENVKTPAPNENHVQVPQTSVDKEANLHTDLPRLENGSIVIAAITSCTNTSNPSGMIAAGLLAKRAVQSGLRVKNWVKTSLAPGSQVVSEYLKQSGLQEYLDQLGFNIVGFGCTTCIGNSGELKEEISEEIDKKDLIVVSVLSGNRNFEGRIHPKVKANYLASPMLVVAYSIAGNINVNLESQPIGHDKTGKEIYLRDITPSDDEIDTYVRRFLRKEIFLSKYQDVFLGDRNWQELECNSSVTYKWDKNCTYIKRPPFFGSDDQISFRDMPPQIDEKADHHSATFDISVRAARILAVFGDSITTDHISPAGTIPVKTPAGEYLKKLGVTPQQFNSYGARRGNHEIMIRGTFANTRIKNKMLKNIEGGYTLHFDSNNKGEIVSIYEAAMRYKSSGTSLVIFAGKEYGTGSSRDWAAKGTYLLGVKAVIAESFERIHRSNLVGMGVLPLVYSDPEEYSRLALTGEEVVNIELEGNPSPMCEMECKITTETALTRRLAITLMVTTEKEMNYIRVGNILKHVLRESFLEQKH, encoded by the coding sequence ATGAAGAAGAAACTAAAGTCTGGAATAAGCTACTTCGATATAAAGCTTGAAGGGGGTATCTCTAATCTTCCCTGTGTAATGAAAATCCTGATAGAGAATGCACTGAGAAATGGACAGAAGGATTCGATTGTGAGGGCGTTGTGCGATTACAAAAAGCACATTGGAAGGCTCGCTGTGGATTACTATCCCTCTCGTGTGCTAATGCAGGATTTCACCGGCGTACCTGCCGTAGTGGATTTAGCAGCATTACGTGATGCCGTTTCTGAAAAACAGGGAGACCCAAGAGATGTAAATCCAAAAATCCCGGTGGATCTTATTATAGATCACTCAATTCAGGTTAATTCTTACGGCAAAGCAAGCTCAGCTACGGAAAATAAGACAATTGAATTTCAAAAAAACATAGAACGGTACAAACTCTTAAAGTGGGCACAAAAGTCCTTTCAAAATTTTAGAGTAGTTCCTCCAGGAACGGGAATTTGTCACCAAGTCAATCTAGAGTACTTGGCACAAGTCGTATGTACAGAACTAAAAGAGACGGAGATATTGGCTTACCCAGATACCCTTGTGGGTACAGACAGCCATACTACTATGAGCGGGGGTCTCTCTGTGCTTGGATGGGGTGTCGGTGGAATAGAAGCCGAATCAGTGGTATTAGGTGAACCCATTTCGATGGTAATTCCTGAGGTAATTGGGTTAAAACTCGAAGGAAAATTAAAAGCTGGTCTTACTGCAACTGACCTGGTTTTACACATTACACACTTACTTCGAAAGCATAAAGTCGTAGGAAAATTCGTTGAAGTCTTTGGTGAAGGTGTAAGGAACCTTTCTGTCGCAGACCGAGCAACAATAGCAAACATGGCACCTGAATGCGGTTCTACATGCAATTTCTTCGCGCCGGACCAAAAAACACTAGATTACCTCGACCTTACAGGAAAAACACAAGAGCAAATTGACCTAGTGGAAGATTACACAAAAAGTCAAACTATGTGGGCAGATTACGCACGTGTAACAGATTTTGTGGACGTGATTAATCTGGATCTCTCTGAGGTTCGTACAACCGTTGCAGGACCAAAAAGACCCCAAGACAAAATATCTCTCCACTTAGTACCAGAGAGCTTTAATGAGATATGCATCCCTCAAGAAGAAAATGTGAAAACTCCTGCGCCTAATGAAAACCATGTTCAAGTACCGCAAACTTCTGTGGACAAAGAGGCAAATCTGCATACGGATTTGCCTAGGCTCGAGAATGGATCCATAGTGATTGCAGCAATCACGAGTTGTACAAATACTTCTAACCCGTCTGGAATGATTGCAGCGGGTCTATTGGCAAAAAGAGCCGTACAATCGGGGTTGAGGGTAAAGAACTGGGTGAAGACATCTCTTGCGCCCGGATCTCAAGTTGTCTCGGAATATTTAAAGCAGTCTGGACTACAAGAGTATCTCGACCAGCTAGGTTTTAATATAGTGGGCTTTGGTTGCACAACTTGTATAGGTAATTCAGGTGAATTGAAAGAGGAAATCTCTGAAGAAATTGATAAAAAAGACCTGATAGTAGTATCCGTCCTTTCAGGTAACCGTAACTTTGAAGGAAGAATTCATCCAAAAGTAAAAGCAAATTACCTCGCTTCACCGATGCTTGTGGTTGCCTATAGCATTGCCGGAAACATAAACGTAAACCTGGAATCTCAACCTATTGGACACGACAAAACCGGTAAGGAAATATATCTAAGAGATATCACCCCTTCAGATGATGAAATTGATACTTATGTTCGTCGCTTTCTCAGAAAGGAGATATTCTTATCAAAATATCAGGATGTTTTCTTAGGTGACAGGAACTGGCAAGAATTAGAGTGTAACAGCTCAGTCACGTACAAATGGGATAAAAACTGTACCTACATTAAAAGGCCGCCATTTTTTGGTAGTGATGACCAGATCAGCTTTCGTGATATGCCTCCTCAAATCGATGAAAAAGCAGACCACCACTCTGCAACATTTGATATATCTGTAAGGGCCGCACGAATACTTGCTGTCTTTGGGGATAGTATCACAACTGATCATATCTCTCCAGCTGGGACGATTCCAGTCAAAACCCCCGCGGGGGAGTACTTAAAGAAATTAGGCGTAACTCCGCAGCAATTCAATTCTTATGGTGCACGACGAGGTAATCACGAAATCATGATACGTGGCACCTTTGCGAACACAAGGATCAAAAACAAGATGCTCAAGAATATCGAGGGAGGATATACTCTTCATTTCGATTCTAATAACAAAGGAGAGATCGTGAGCATCTACGAAGCAGCGATGCGCTACAAATCCTCTGGAACTAGTCTTGTTATTTTCGCAGGCAAGGAATATGGTACCGGTTCAAGTCGTGATTGGGCAGCAAAGGGCACATACTTGCTTGGCGTCAAGGCAGTGATAGCAGAAAGTTTCGAACGTATCCACAGAAGCAATCTGGTTGGCATGGGTGTTCTTCCGCTTGTTTATTCCGATCCTGAAGAATACAGTCGCTTAGCACTCACCGGCGAGGAAGTCGTCAATATAGAATTAGAAGGCAATCCTTCACCAATGTGCGAAATGGAATGTAAAATTACCACCGAAACAGCTCTAACACGACGCTTAGCCATTACCCTGATGGTTACAACAGAAAAGGAGATGAATTATATAAGAGTTGGCAATATACTGAAACATGTACTCAGAGAGTCTTTTCTGGAACAGAAGCACTAA